Part of the Streptomyces sp. NBC_01353 genome, GGCAGGCGGTGGCGTTCGCCGAGGCGGCGCTGCGGGCGGCCGGGCGGCAGATCACCCCCGCGCTCGCCGCCGATCTCTCCGCGATGCAGGCGAAGGCGTACGCCCATCTCGGCGACGGGGCGGCCGCGTTGACCTGCATCAGACGGGCGGAGGCGGAGGCGGAGCGGATCTCCTTCGGGCACGAGCCGGCCGAGACGGGCTATGTGCAGCCGGGGCTCGTCAATGTGCAGGTCGCCGAGGCGCTGCTCAGTCTGGGTGATCTTCCGGGGGCGCGGGAGCATGCGCGGGCAGCCGTGGAGACGCCGGCGCACGACCGGGGCAGGGTGCACCGGTTGGCGATGCTGTGCCAGATCGAGCTGCGGCAGGGCGAGGCCGACGAGGCGGCGCGGACGGCCGTGGAGATGACCGAGCGGGCGCGCGGCATGGAGTCGCAGCGGCTGCGTGACCGGCTGCGGCTCGTACGGGAACATCTGCTGGCGAGCGACTGCGGGGACGCGCGTGAGGCGGCCGAACTCATCGACGGAGCGTTGCGCGTTCCCCTGTGAGCCTCGGACTGCTGCCATATTGCCACCGACCAATCGGAAGGTGGCAGAAACGTGCAGTGGACGAAACTGAGCGAACAACCTGTCTATGAGAACCGCTGGTTCCGGGTGAACCTCGCGGACGTCGAACTCCCGGACGGCCGCCACCTCGACCACTATCTGATCCGGCTCCGCCCGGTCGCCGTCGCGACCGCCGTCAACGAGGCCAACGAAGTCCTCATGCTCTGGCGGCACCGCTTCATCACCGACAGCTGGGGCTGGGAGCTGGCCGCCGGTGTCGTGGAGGACGGCGAGGACCTGGTGACGGCCGCGGCCCGCGAGATGGAGGAGGAGACGGGTTGGCGCCCGGGACCCCTGCGCCATCTCCTCACCGTCGAGCCGTCCAACGGCCTCACCGACGCCCGGCACCACCTCTACTGGACCGAGGAGGCCACGTACATCGGCCCGCCCGAGGACGACTTCGAGTCCTCGCGACGTGAGTGGATACCGCTCAAACTGGTCCCCGACATGATCGGACGGGGCGAGATTCCGGCCGCCAACATGGCCGCGGGGCTGCTGATGCTGCACCATCTGCGGCTCGGCTGACCGTGCCGGCCCGGCCGACGGCACCGTAGAGCGCCGAACGGCCCGTACCTGTGCGGGTGTACGGGCCGAACGGTGATCGTGGGGCTCAGGGGTACGGGTAGAAGCCCGAGCCGGTCTTGCGGCCGAGCCGGCCCGCGTCCACCATCCGCTGGAGCAGCGGGGGAGCGGCGTACAGCGGCTCCTTGTACTCGGTGTACATCGAATCGGCGATCGACACGATGGTGTCCAGGCCGATCAGGTCGGCGAGCTTCAGCGGGCCCATCGGGTGGGCGCAGCCGAACTCCATGCCGTTGTCGATGTCCTCGCGGCTCGCGATGCCCGACTCGAACATCCGGATCGCGGAGAGCAGGTACGGGACGAGCAGCGCGTTGACCACGAAGCCGGACCGGTCCTGGGCGCGGATGGCGTGCTTGCCGAGCAGCTTCTCGGCGAAGACCTGCGCACGGCTGATCGTGCCCTCGGAGGTGGTGAGGGCCGGGATCAGCTCGACGAGCTTCTGCACCGGGGCCGGGTTGAAGAAGTGGATGCCGATGACCTGGTCGGGGCGCGAGGTCGCCACGGCCAGCTTCACCAGGGGGATCGAGGAGGTGTTGGAGGCGAGGATCGCGTCCTGCCGGGTCACCACCTGGTCGAGCACCTGGAAGATCTCGGTCTTGACCTGCTCGTTCTCGACGACGGCCTCGATGACGAGGTCGCGGTCGGCGAACTCGCCCAGGTCGGTGGTGAAGCTGAGTCGCGCCAGCGTCGCGTCGCGCTCCTCCTCGCTGATCTTGCCGCGTTCGGCGGCCTTCGCGAGCGAGTTGTAGAGCCGCGTGCGACCGATCTCCAGCGCTTCGCCGGTGGTCTCGGCGACCTTCACCTCGAGGCCGCTGCGGGCACACACCTCCGCGATGCCCGCGCCCATCTGGCCGCAGCCCACCACTCCGACGCGCTCAATGTCGGCCATGGAGTCCGTCACCTCGTGCC contains:
- a CDS encoding NUDIX hydrolase, with protein sequence MQWTKLSEQPVYENRWFRVNLADVELPDGRHLDHYLIRLRPVAVATAVNEANEVLMLWRHRFITDSWGWELAAGVVEDGEDLVTAAAREMEEETGWRPGPLRHLLTVEPSNGLTDARHHLYWTEEATYIGPPEDDFESSRREWIPLKLVPDMIGRGEIPAANMAAGLLMLHHLRLG
- a CDS encoding 3-hydroxybutyryl-CoA dehydrogenase — translated: MADIERVGVVGCGQMGAGIAEVCARSGLEVKVAETTGEALEIGRTRLYNSLAKAAERGKISEEERDATLARLSFTTDLGEFADRDLVIEAVVENEQVKTEIFQVLDQVVTRQDAILASNTSSIPLVKLAVATSRPDQVIGIHFFNPAPVQKLVELIPALTTSEGTISRAQVFAEKLLGKHAIRAQDRSGFVVNALLVPYLLSAIRMFESGIASREDIDNGMEFGCAHPMGPLKLADLIGLDTIVSIADSMYTEYKEPLYAAPPLLQRMVDAGRLGRKTGSGFYPYP